From Penicillium psychrofluorescens genome assembly, chromosome: 1, one genomic window encodes:
- a CDS encoding uncharacterized protein (ID:PFLUO_000231-T1.cds;~source:funannotate): MTKSEVNQLEESPTVEGHENAPDPKIAIHKLGVDDALQMAIDGQDETWTAEEERKVLWKIDLTITPLLFLATIVGYADSQAYGFAALFGLVKDLKLFTETIVNGEVVMDTTKYQLSAGIVSLGAAVGPYLLLLPAQLLPVGLVYGGMLLYIGVLAILTIVCHDFAQIMALRWKTKEQPLRLGLMIAGNALGSLIGNGVDFGALKLGGVYDDSRWKWIYVILGSCALFAGVVVMALLPAAPMKAWFLTDREKRIAVRRLISNNTGISTRKFKIRQALSAFLDPQLYALCIFSFTFSFSNVAISSFGGFLVSSFGYSQLRSLVLFMPASAMAAVCILLAAFIGNRFPHRRIIVAIAFMLPAMMGNILLWKSRRDNKSALLAGLYISTTFYGSLVQHYSLLAANIGGHSKKTTVLGTITMMVALGGFSGPWAYKGSQAAQGYPDGQIATLSLFCASILAYTSLWFYYTYCNKKKAALLSEQPELAADPMVAFMDVTDRENPAFQYSL, encoded by the exons ATGACGAAGTCAGAGGTCAACCAGCTGGAGGAGTCTCCGACGGTTGAAGGGCACGAGAACGCACCAGACCCGAAGATCGCCATTCACAAGTTGGGTGTGGACGATGCTCTTCAGATGGCCATTGACGGTCAGGACGAAACGTGGACTGCAGAGGAAGAACGTAAAGTTCTTTGGAAGATTGATTTAACCATTACTCCACTG TTGTTCCTTGCAACAATCGTAGGCTACGCGGATAGCCAGGCTTATGGATTCGCCGCTCTTTTTGGCCTGGTCAAGGACCTCAAACTATTCACCGAGACCATTGTAAATGGAGAAGTCGTTATGGACACGACCAAATACCAACTCTCTGCCGGCATAGTATCTCTAGGCGCAGCAGTG GGGCCATATCTGCTTCTCCTACCCGCTCAGCTCCTCCCGGTTGGTCTTGTCTACGGCGGCATGCTCTTGTACATTGGCGTTCTTGCCATCTTGACCATTGTCTGTCATGACTTTGCCCAGATCATGGCATTGAG GTGGAAAACAAAAGAACAGCCTCTTCGACTGGGTCTTATGATTGCCGGCAATGCTCTCGGCTCTCTTATCGGAAATGGAGTCGACTTCGGAGCATTGAAGCTGGGCGGAGTCTACGATGACAGCCGGTGGAAGTGGATCTACGTGATCTTAGGATCATGTGCACTCTTCGCTGGTGTGGTTGTGATGGCTTTGCTGCCCGCAGCCCCCATGAAAGCGTGGTTCCTGACGGATCGCGAAAAGCGAATTGCCGTGCGCCGTCTTATAAGTAACAACACCGGCATTTCTACTAGAAAGTTCAAGATTCGGCAGGCATTGTCCGCCTTCCTCGATCCTCAACTTTACGCTCTGTGCATCTTTTCATTCaccttttccttttctaaCGTGGCAATTTCCAG CTTTGGCGGATTCCTCGTGTCCTCTTTTGGATACTCCCAGCTTCGCTCTCTGGTGCTTTTCATGCCTGCATCTGCTATGGCAGCAGTGTGCATTTTACTCGCTGC GTTTATTGGTAATCGCTTCCCGCACCGTCGGATTATTGTCGCCATCGCGTTCATGTTGCCTGCCATGATGGGAAACATCCTATTATGGAAATCACGCCGAGACAACAAATCCGCACTTCTTGCAGGTCTCTACAtt TCCACCACGTTCTACGGCTCCCTCGTCCAGCATTATTCTCTGCTAGCAGCGAACATCGGAGGACATTCCAAAAAGACCACTGTTTTgggcaccatcaccatgatGGTAGCTCTTGGTGGATTTAGCGGACCCTGGGCGTACAAGGGAAGCCAAGCCGCTCAAGGTTATCCCGATGGCCAAATTGCGACTCTGAGTCTATTCTGTGCCTCAATTTTGGCATACACGTCTCTTTG GTTTTACTATACCTACtgcaacaagaagaaagcgGCGCTGTTAAGTGAGCAGCCTGAACTGGCTGCTGATCCTATGGTTGCATTCATGGACGTAACAGACCGCGAGAATCCTGCATTCCAGTATAGTCTGTAG
- a CDS encoding uncharacterized protein (ID:PFLUO_000232-T1.cds;~source:funannotate), translating to MTAFKSTPLTSGWEFKQVGAVGVPEWEDGFLPVAQFPTNVHLDLMKHGKIPDPYIGTNEYDVQWVGEQKWQYKTEFHHDGANSAREQGKKYVLRFDGLDTFAAVSLNGQIILESDNMHRTYRIDITKSIQQGANMLEIIFDVALVRGQELLEQSGHHTVQFNGSTEKSRVFVRKAQYHYGWNWGPELTTCGPWRPIILEEYSTKLSDLWCRITIDTDNETASVRVAAETEGCNADDTIRLIITDPAGKATGRAGIFPVNENSVNTTVEIQDARFWWPIGYGQHPLYTVSAELLREGVCIHSITKKIGLREAKLVVQPLTDAPGTSFFVQVNGLPIYSNGSNWCPADHFVPRVTADRYRTQLNMLAEGNQNTVRVWAGGVFEEDIFYDICDELGLLVWQDFLFACAAYPAHESFIQNITAEVEDNICRLRHHPSIIAWNGNNEDYLFAELFKTNYNIKDTNPENWLKSTFPARYIYEITLPDLCKKLIPDSSYHQGSPWGGESFNDPFVGDTHRWEVWHYVLPWQKYPQLKSRFISEFGMASLPHIKTIDSYLGDSPASERHPHSRTVDEHNKEHQQERKIATYLIENFKYTYDLEEYIYITQLNQAEAMTCALRSWRREWKGKGKEYCGGALIWQFNSTWQVTSKALIDYYNRPKMAYFTVKRDMAPITLGIERNEVKTPRFKRTRAFIDKESKIQGWAMNLTLSNVKLLLSLQIFELSTGNKVLSKEELCLETTRKGEPLIVSVRLLDPSDKTVVARCTNWPQPYRYLDMPKALLQIRAENGRISVKTEDVPVKGLLLYVDDVDSVKFDDNCLDVVPGDEQIITAKGLENQKLQVRYYGMEKEWEVSITQ from the exons ATGACGGCGTTCAAATCGACCCCTCTCACCTCTGGGTGGGAGTTCAAACAAGTTGGAGCAGTCGGGGTGCCGGAATGGGAGGATGGATTCCTCCCGGTCGCACAATTTCCCACGAACGTGCACCTCGACTTGATGAAGCACGGCAAGATACCCGATCCCTACATTGGAACGAACGAGTACGACGTACAGTGGGTAGGGGAGCAAAAGTGGCAATACAAAACCGAGTTCCATCATGATGGCGCGAATTCTGCCCGTGAGCAGGGCAAAAAGTATGTTCTCCGGTTCGACGGTTTGGATACATTCGCGGCTGTGTCCTTGAACGGGCAGATTATCCTGGAATCGGATAACATGCACCGTACGTATCGCATTGACATCACCAAGAGCATTCAACAAGGTGCAAACATGCTTGAAATCATCTTCGACGTTGCCCTTGTTAGGGGACAAGAGCTTTTAGAGCAGTCTGGCCATCACACGGTCCAGTTTAATGGATCCACGGAGAAAAGCCGTGTCTTCGTCAGGAAGGCTCAATATCACTACGGCTGGAATTGGG GACCCGAGCTCACAACCTGCGGGCCCTGGCGTCCGATTATATTGGAGGAGTATTCGACGAAGCTTTCCGACCTTTGGTGCCGCATCACCATTGATACTGACAACGAAACTGCCTCTGTCAGGGTCGccgccgagaccgagggtTGCAATGCGGATGACACTATCAGATTGATAATCACCGATCCAGCTGGTAAAGCCACCGGGAGGGCTGGTATATTTCCCGTAAACGAGAATTCGGTAAATACCACTGTCGAAATCCAAGACGCGCGATTCTGGTGGCCCATAGGCTACGGACAACACCCCTTGTACACTGTGTCTGCCGAACTACTTCGAGAG GGAGTCTGCATTCACTCGATCACGAAAAAGATCGGGCTCCGAGAAGCTAAACTCGTGGTACAACCACTCACGGATGCGCCGGGAACTTCCTTTTTCGTCCAGGTGAATGGCTTGCCGATCTACTCTAACGGATCGAACTGGTGTCCCGCAGACCATTTCGTGCCTAGAGTAACGGCTGACCGCTACCGCACTCAGCTAAATATGCTGGCCGAGGGCAATCAAAACACGGTTCG CGTCTGGGCAGGCGGTGTCTTCGAAGAAGATATATTCTACGACATTTGCGATGAACTAGGGCTCCTCGTTTGGCAGGACTTCCTGTTCGCCTGCGCCGCATACCCGGCGCACGAGAGCTTCATTCAAAACATCACTGCTGAGGTGGAGGACAACATCTGTCGTCTGCGTCACCATCCTTCCATTATCGCATGGAACGGTAACAATGAAGACTATCTCTTCGCCGAGCTCTTCAAGACGAACTACAACATCAAGGATACGAACCCAGAAAACTGGTTGAAGTCGACATTCCCTGCTCGCTATATATACGAAATTACCCTGCCTGATCTTTGCAAAAAGTTGATTCCTGATTCCAGCTATCATCAGGGCTCTCCATGGGGTGGCGAATCTTTCAACGATCCTTTTGTGGGAGACACACACAGATGGGAAG TTTGGCACTATGTTCTTCCCTGGCAGAAGTACCCTCAACTGAAGAGTCGCTTCATCTCGGAGTTCGGAATGGCGTCACTCCCGCATATCAAAACAATCGATTCCTATCTCGGCGATTCGCCAGCCTCCGAGAGACACCCACATTCTCGCACGGTCGACGAGCATAACAAAGAGCACCAGCAGGAGCGAAAAATTGCAACGTATCTTATCGAAAATTTCAAATACACCTATGACTTGGAGGAATACATTTACATCACACAACTCAACCAGGCTGAAGCTATGACTTGCGCCCTGCGGTCGTGGCGCAGAGAATGGAAAGGCAAGGGTAAAGAGTACTGCGGCGGTGCCTTGATATGGCAG TTCAACAGCACGTGGCAAGTAACTTCAAAAGCACTCATCGATTACTACAACCGTCCTAAGATGGCCTACTTCACTGTGAAGCGCGACATGGCGCCTATAACCCTCGGTATAGAGCGAAACGAGGTCAAAACCCCCAGATTCAAGCGAACGCGTGCCTTTATCGATAAGGAGTCAAAGATCCAGGGTTGGGCAATGAACTTGACGCTCAGCAACGTCAAACTGCTGCTATCTCTTCAGATATTCGAGCTTTCGACGGGCAACAAAGTTCTATCCAAGGAAGAACTAT GCTTAGAGACCACAAGGAAAGGCGAGCCTCTCATCGTTTCAGTGCGACTTCTGGACCCATCCGACAAGACAGTTGTCGCTCGTTGCACCAACTGGCCACAGCCGTATCGCTACCTTGATATGCCCAAAGCCTTGCTCCAAATCCGAGCCGAAAACGGACGCATTTCCGTGAAAACCGAAGACGTCCCGGTCAAGGGTTTGTTGCTGTATGTGGATGATGTGGATTCAGTTAAGTTTGATGACAACTGTCTCGATGTTGTTCCGGGCGACGAGCAGATTATTACTGCTAAGGGACTGGAGAACCAAAAACTCCAGGTTAGATACTACGGCATGGAAAAGGAATGGGAGGTATCAATTACTCAGTAG
- a CDS encoding uncharacterized protein (ID:PFLUO_000233-T1.cds;~source:funannotate) translates to MVFVQINYRVGTFGFLASEKIRENGNLNVGLLDQHKALQWAQKYIHLFGGDPDHVVIHGDSAGAGSIAYHLTAYGGEREKLFVGAIAESPFLPTHRTVAESEFQFARYVANVSCENDADAMSCLRSKDTATLQSADVASRFPGTEETPLWYFLPVVDGTFSPADLYTLFEQGRVTRVPVMVGDDTNEGTAFSPNATTSSEFLEFMQANYPRLTPADLQVINKMYPPGQHLPDHASFFPPTAKAYGESTFTCPGIEIATSLATYYSSMKTWSYRYNVWDAEYESVGLGVPHVSEKPALYGPGNAGACDNCSYLTYNAPMVPIVMDYWISFILSLDPNTYRHFTAPEWKSWGPHGGQRLRFQLNATDMESVPNDQMRRCAIWKSLARTMQQ, encoded by the exons ATGGTGTTTGTTCAGATCAACTACCGAGTCGGCACATTTGGATTTTTGGCCAGTGAGAAAATCCGTGAAAATGGGAATCTGAATGTTGGGCTACTCGATCAGCACAAAGCTTTGCAGTGGGCACAAAAATATATTCATCTG TTTGGAGGAGACCCAGATCATGTTGTCATCCACGGAGATTCGGCTGGTGCTGGCTCAATCGCCTATCATCTAACTGCCTATGGGGGTGAGCGTGAAAAGCTCTTTGTAGGCGCCATAGCAGAATCACCGTTTCTTCCTACCCATAGAACAGTGGCTGAGTCGGAGTTTCAATTTGCCCGTTATGTGGCAAACGTCAGCTGTGAAAATGATGCGGATGCGATGTCGTGTCTTCGATCGAAAGACACAGCAACTCTTCAATCCGCAGATGTGGCATCTCGTTTTCCCGGGACAGAGGAAACGCCCCTTTGGTACTTCCTACCTGTCGTTGATGGGACATTCTCTCCAGCCGATCTCTACACTCTTTTTGAACAAGGAAGGGTAACGAGAGTACCAGTTATGGTCGGTGATGACACCAACGAGGGAACAGCATTCAGCCCTAATGCTACCACGTCCTCGGAATTTTTGGAATTCATGCAGGCCAATTACCCTCGATTGACACCTGCTGATCTTCAAGTCATCAACAAAATGTACCCACCTGGGCAACACCTGCCTGACCACGCCAGTTTTTTCCCCCCGACGGCAAAAGCTTACGGAGAATCAACGTTTACCTGTCCTGGGATTGAAATTGCCACATCGCTTGCAACTTATTATTCTTCTATGAAGACCTGGAGCTACCGATACAACGTCTGGGATGCTGAATACGAATCGGTAGGTCTCGGAGTGCCACATGTGTCTGAGAAGCCAGCTCTCTATGGTCCAGGCAATGCAGGAGCTTGTGATAATTGCTCCTATCTGACCTACAACGCGCCAATGGTTCCCATCGTTATGGACTACTGGATCAGCTTTATTCTGTCCCTGGATCCAAACACCTACCGACACTTCACGGCCCCAGAGTGGAAGTCGTGGGGACCTCATGGCGGCCAGAGATTGAGGTTCCAGCTGAATGCAACAGATATGGAATCTGTGCCCAATGATCAAATGCGGCGGTGCGCCATCTGGAAAAGCTTAGCTAGGACTATGCAGCAATAG
- a CDS encoding uncharacterized protein (ID:PFLUO_000234-T1.cds;~source:funannotate), with translation MPPKPRSVPDLEVNVRLDQLQCQDLSIFEWDETSPWSEHSVEDDVNALSLSQKRRSSFVGISSVAAALRALENVVPGQFAEEKFMPSKMSTTSPFESQMVIIPQPSVNRVSSYHEEQRLIDAYFANIHVFAPIIHEPRFRNKYLTDQGSQDRSWLALLNMVLALGSVATSRGDSEEDLQYYQLAQQYLSLESFGSGRLETLQALVLMGGMYLHYRSRPNMASAIIGACYRIASGLGLHLHASEDAERRAILGEEVKRRNWWTIYVLDTWGSVTLGRPSAMLGTLLDQPKNILDDQFGELPPTEPTIHSPLIHNVQLCKIINQIQDRFLITSVLSDEELHVYDNMLISWFEGLPLFLRVSDPSAPGLHDARLVLKWRYQNIRLLLHRPLLLDTVIRKIQFEFLSPIEQSIVSKCRHIAAESIFSIQAEWRATKMCCWNGIWFLFQACLIPLMALAIEPTGSSDYQRWCNQVQISIAICDDMAQLSPVGHKTKAFLEQLFLAIVKTSPHSQHYQPNTDGQMPLNTVMEFLTGDWDHVNGYDAFSQYNTPDMSSLEDQFFLQPYN, from the exons ATGCCACCAAAACCTAGATCAGTGCCAGACCTTGAAGTAAATGTCCGACTTGATCAGCTACAATGCCAAGATTTGTCTATATTCGAATGGGACGAGACCTCGCCTTGGTCTGAGCACTCTGTCGAAGACGATGTGAATGCGCTTTCGTTATCACAGAAAAGAAGGTCTTCTTTCGTCGGCATATCCTCCGTCGCCGCAGCATTGAGGGCTTTGGAAAATGTTGTTCCGGGACAGTTCGCCGAGGAAAAGTTTATGCCGTCAAAAATGTCCACCACGAGCCCGTTCGAGAGTCAAATGGTCATTATACCACAGCCTTCTGTTAACCGGGTTTCCTCATACCACGAAGAGCAACGGCTGATTGACGCCTACTTTGCCAATATCCATGTGTTTGCACCTATAATTCACGAGCCCAGATTTCGCAACAAATATTTGACAGATCAGGGCAGCCAGGATAGATCCTGGCTTGCTCTCCTCAACATGGTTCTTGCACTGGGGAGCGTTGCAACCTCTCGTGGTGACTCAGAAGAGGATTTACAATATTATCAATTGGCACAGCAATACCTATCACTTGAAAGCTTTGGTAGCGGTCGTTTGGAAACACTGCAAGCGCTCGTTCTCATGGGAGGAATGTATCTGCATTATCGCAGTCGACCAAACATGGCGTCTGCAATTATAGGCGCGTGCTATAGGATCGCAAGTGGCCTCGGACTCCACCTTCATGCATCGGAGGATGCTGAAAGAAGAGCTATcctcggagaagaagtgaagcGCAGAAACTGGTGGACTATCTATGTCCTCGATACCTGGGGGTCGGTCACATTGGGGCGGCCCTCTGCAATGCTGGGTACTTTGCTTGACCAACCAAAAAATATTCTGGATGACCAG TTTGGCGAGCTTCCACCGACGGAGCCAACAATTCACTCTCCTCTGATTCACAATGTCCAACTGTGCAAGATCATCAATCAGATCCAGGACCGATTTCTCATTACGTCTGTCCTCAGCGATGAAGAACTACATGTTTACGACAACATGCTCATTTCCTGGTTTGAAGGCCTCCCACTATTCCTTCGGGTGTCCGATCCTAGCGCTCCCGGCCTACATGACGCACGGCTAGTGCTTAAATGGAGATACCAGAACATTCGATTGCTCTTGCATCGACCTCTGCTTCTCGACACCGTCATCCGAAAAATTCAATTCGAGTTTCTTTCGCCAATCGAACAATCCATTGTTTCCAAATGCCGACATATAGCAGCGGAATCAATTTTCAGTATCCAGGCCGAGTGGCGCGCAACAAAGATGTGCTGCTGGAATGGAATCTGGTTTCTGTTCCAGGCATGCCTAATACCATTGATGGCACTAGCAATTGAGCCAACGGGAAGCAGCGACTATCAGAGATGGTGCAATCAAGTTCAGATCAGCATTGCGATTTGCGACGATATGGCGCAACTGAGCCCCGTGGGCCACAAGACAAAAGCTTTCCTGGAACAACTATTTCTGGCAATCGTCAAGACATCGCCACACAGTCAACATTATCAACCCAACACAGATGGTCAGATGCCGCTGAATACTGTCATGGAATTTTTGACTGGTGATTGGGATCATGTCAACGGATATGATGCATTTTCGCAGTACAACACGCCCGACATGTCATCCCTCGAAGACCAGTTCTTCCTTCAGCCATACAACTAG
- a CDS encoding uncharacterized protein (ID:PFLUO_000235-T1.cds;~source:funannotate), whose protein sequence is MALASTAVATVATIKKHDVSNPTVKSAQVIGLLADPTLNRDSCGSAQFGDRALWACRDSQHYDSSGIPDLPLFTSSASWTDLVSGGGTNLTMYGDNNDMSFYPLVPGNCDSNQAGTCSDGTRYPLWANSPPLVTSSESSSTTIGYTWIDNSHISGLTDLITDPSITLYRVSYTSGDSGLPQAEIVNSAFWAENEIPYGNYGGVVQDGTAYIWGKGSNGDVALARVPSDSVEDKSQYEFYVNGGWTTEQPALGDDSATIANVSAGGQGTYYYSEPWQSYVWIGQASESVSADFYITTAPAPEGPWIEPVNFYSGVNGNYSLGAYTLQANPALSPADDNSIYLTYTKTDSVGDNVALYTTPLILIEWED, encoded by the coding sequence ATGGCTCTGGCCTCGACAGCCGTTGCGACGGTAGCAACAATCAAAAAGCACGATGTCAGTAACCCGACCGTCAAGTCCGCCCAAGTTATCGGCCTTTTGGCCGATCCCACTCTAAATCGTGACTCCTGCGGCTCAGCCCAATTCGGCGATCGTGCGCTGTGGGCATGCCGAGACTCGCAGCACTATGATTCAAGCGGCATCCCAGATTTGCCTTTGTTCACAAGCTCCGCCTCTTGGACCGATCTGGTTTCAGGCGGTGGCACAAATCTCACCATGTACGGGGACAACAACGACATGTCCTTCTACCCTCTTGTGCCCGGCAACTGTGATAGCAATCAGGCCGGGACTTGCTCGGATGGTACCCGGTACCCGCTCTGGGCAAACAGTCCACCACTTGTGACAAGCTCTGAGTCCAGTAGCACGACTATTGGTTATACATGGATCGATAACAGTCACATCTCTGGCTTGACGGACCTCATCACCGACCCATCCATTACTCTTTATCGAGTTTCTTATACATCCGGTGACAGCGGCCTCCCGCAAGCGGAGATAGTGAACTCGGCCTTCTGGGCTGAGAATGAGATACCCTACGGGAACTACGGTGGTGTTGTACAAGATGGCACAGCTTATATCTGGGGCAAAGGCTCCAACGGGGATGTCGCGTTAGCCCGTGTTCCATCGGACAGTGTGGAAGATAAGTCGCAGTATGAGTTCTATGTGAATGGAGGCTGGACAACTGAGCAGCCAGCACTGGGCGACGACTCCGCTACTATAGCCAATGTCAGTGCAGGCGGACAGGGCACATACTATTACTCCGAGCCCTGGCAGTCTTATGTCTGGATTGGACAGGCAAGCGAGTCTGTCTCGGCAGATTTCTACATTACTACAGCCCCTGCACCTGAAGGCCCTTGGATTGAACCTGTGAACTTCTATTCGGGGGTCAACGGGAACTACTCCTTAGGTGCTTATACTCTGCAGGCCAACCCGGCTCTTTCGCCAGCGGACGACAATAGCATCTACCTGACCTATACCAAGACTGATAGTGTTGGAGATAATGTGGCGTTGTACACTACTCCTTTGATTCTTATCGAATGGGAGGACTAA
- a CDS encoding uncharacterized protein (ID:PFLUO_000236-T1.cds;~source:funannotate), whose translation MASLAFLRHLVQFHPLIDNHAHNILDRESATDYDSYPLEAITSEAHGRALQNAHTSLPLTRATSQLAELYGSPCEGWADILSARDQSIEQDYDALVRRCLQGTHMLLLDDLLTDEDVETFDWHDRFTVSKTKRIVRIEAVAASLLRQLGSGERKPGETVWSIFRSQFQNALSEAMEDAAVVGFKSVVCYRTGLDVDPYSSDDATLAASLIRTLDSGTTKSGYRVEDKPLNDWLVQQTLKAITFRKRSGVVKPLQFHTGLGDNDINLLKSNPACLQPLIAQYSDADIVLLHSAYPYTREAGYLACVYPNVYLDLGEVFPMVSREAQERILRESLEITPTSRLLWSTDGHFHPETFWLANRQFRQALETVLVDYVQNRDYTVSQAMRAAADILFNNSNRLYGLKQTPQYAPGNVSQLSLAKEPKLSSVSNKFDQFLLAHPDVEYIWMQWIDYTATVRVRMFPIREFARIAQSQRRVGISLAVFRMLQDDFVTTEGSTTGQFYLEPDLDSLYPNGAMVSPAAPSATVMTFWRSETNDPMDECPRTTLQNIVNKLYVEHQIDILCGFEIEVVFLQLVAPTDEATGRTTAYRPATTNHSWSQMTSETRRMVPLLEEVVRTLASMGIELQQFHAESAPGQFEFVLPPASPLKAVDALFAARQVVVAVADRHGLRATLHPRPIPGSAASAAHVHLSIHPPTRQDAFLAGILSHYSAVVAFTLAQNASYERVKSGFWAGSEWIAWGFQNRETPVRKIGPGHWEFKSLDGLANPYLAVAAVLAGGYLGLKVDMPLTIQDCTVDPSTLSPSQRTAIGITTPLPKSISQSLAALEIDEALQGLISPKLVQSYLIVKRTETERLNSMPEDQRRLWLIERY comes from the exons ATGGCCTCCCTAGCCTTCCTGCGACATCTAGTGCAGTTCCATCCGCTCATCGACAACCACGCCCACAATATTTTAGACCGCGAATCAGCCACAGACTATGACAGCTATCCTCTCGAAGCTATTACGTCCGAGGCTCACGGTCGGGCTTTGCAAAATGCTCATACATCGCTGCCACTAACTCGGGCAACAAGCCAGCTGGCCGAGCTCTATGGCAGTCCCTGTGAAGGCTGGGCCGACATCCTGTCGGCCAGGGACCAGTCGATAGAGCAGGACTATGACGCATTGGTCCGCCGTTGCTTACAAGGAACGCACATGCTCTTACTGGACGATCTCTTAACCGACGAGGACGTTGAGACCTTCGACTGGCACGATCGTTTTACTGTCTCAAAAACAAAACGTATCGTCCGCATCGAAGCCGTGGcggcttctcttctccgccaactTGGAAGTGGTGAGCGCAAGCCAGGCGAAACTGTCTGGAGTATTTTTCGTTCGCAGTTCCAAAATGCTTTGTCTGAGGCAATGGAGGACGCCGCCGTCGTTGGTTTCAAGTCTGTCGTTTGCTATCGGACAGGTCTGGATGTCGACCCTTATTCTTCCGATGATGCCACACTGGCTGCCTCGCTGATTCGCACTCTTGATTCGGGTACTACCAAGTCAGGGTATCGGGTCGAGGATAAGCCACTGAATGACTGGCTAGTTCAGCAGACGTTGAAGGCTATCACCTTCCGCAAAAGAAGCGGCGTTGTTAAGCCATTGCAATTCCACACGGGCTTGGGAGATAATGACATCAACCTTCTCAAATCCAATCCGGCATGCTTGCAACCGCTTATTGCACAATATTCTGATGCTGATATTGTGCTACTGCACTCCGCGTATCCCTACACGCGGGAAGCAGGTTATCTGGCCTGCGTATATCCCAATGTGTACCTTGATCTGGGCGAGGTCTTTCCCATGGTTAGTCGCGAGGCACAAGAGAGGATTTTGCGCGAAAGCCTGGAGATTACACCAACGAGCCGTCTTCTTTGGAGCACAGATGGCCATTTCCACCCAGAAACATTTTGGCTGGCTAACCGGCAGTTCCGCCAGGCCCTGGAGACA GTTCTTGTGGACTATGTCCAGAACAGGGATTACACTGTTTCTCAGGCCATGAGGGCCGCTGCCGACATTCTCTTCAACAACTCCAACCGTCTTTACGGACTGAAGCAAACACCCCAGTACGCTCCCGGCAATGTATCCCAGTTATCACTGGCAAAAGAACCCAAGTTATCATCTGTTTCCAACAAATTCGATCAATTCCTGCTCGCCCACCCAGACGTTGAGTACATCTGGATGCAATGGATCGACTACACAGCAACAGTGCGCGTGCGAATGTTTCCAATCCGCGAGTTTGCTCGGATCGCCCAATCACAGCGGCGAGTCGGTATCTCGCTAGCAGTATTTCGGATGTTACAGGATGACTTTGTCACAACAGAAGGATCAACCACCGGGCAGTTCTACTTGGAGCCCGATCTCGACAGTCTGTATCCCAACGGGGCTATGGTGTCTCCGGCAGCACCAAGCGCGACAGTCATGACCTTCTGGCGCTCAGAAACCAACGACCCAATGGACGAATGTCCGCGGACCACGTTGCAGAATATCGTCAATAAGCTATATGTGGAGCATCAAATTGACATTCTTTGTGGCTTTGAGATTGAAGTAGTATTCTTGCAGCTTGTCGCACCCACTGACGAGGCCACCGGCAGAACGACAGCGTACCGGCCAGCAACAACCAACCACTCTTGGTCACAAATGACTTCCGAAACGCGGCGAATGGTCCCGCTCCTTGAAGAAGTTGTGCGCACGTTGGCATCGATGGGCATTGAGTTACAGCAATTCCACGCCGAATCAGCGCCCGGCCAGTTCGAATTCGTCCTTCCTCCCGCCAGCCCCCTCAAAGCCGTTGATGCTCTCTTCGCCGCTAGGCAAGTTGTTGTAGCTGTCGCAGACCGGCATGGTCTGCGAGCTACGCTGCATCCGCGGCCAATTCCTGGTAGTGCCGCTAGTGCCGCCCACGTACATCTCTCTATCCATCCTCCGACGCGCCAAGATgccttcctcgccggcaTCCTCAGCCACTATTCAGCCGTGGTAGCCTTTACGCTTGCTCAGAATGCAAGCTACGAGCGCGTGAAATCGGGTTTCTGGGCAGGCTCTGAGTGGATTGCCTGGGGTTTTCAAAATCGCGAGACTCCTGTTCGCAAGATCGGCCCGGGACACTGGGAATTCAAATCGCTGGACGGGCTAGCAAATCCATACctggctgttgctgctgtttTGGCTGGTGGGTATTTGGGGTTGAAGGTTGACATGCCTCTGACGATACAGGATTGTACCG TTGACCCGTCCactctctctccttcacaaCGCACTGCCATTGGAATTACAACACCTCTCCCAAAAAGCATTTCTCAGAGTCTCGCGGCTCTCGAAATCGATGAAGCCCTACAAGGGCTTATTAGTCCAAAACTTGTACAGAGTTACTTGATTGTCAAGCGCACCGAGACAGAACGCTTAAATTCAATGCCGGAGGACCAGCGCCGACTGTGGCTGATTGAACGATATTAA